The nucleotide sequence ATCTAAAATAGCCGTCATAAAATAGAGTCGGTAGAAAAGCAATAAAAAGTTATGAAATTGAAACGAATAGGCCACGTTGCGATCTGTGTTCAGGACATTAACAAAGCCGCTGAGTTTTACCAAAACTTAGGCATGGATGTCGTTTGGAAGGATGCAGACTGGGCTTACCTTAAAGCCGGCGAAGATGGTTTAGCATTGTTAGGGCCAAGCTACAAGCACGCAGGACAGCATTTTGGATTTATCTTTAATGAACGCAGCGAGATAGAAGTTGCCTACGAACAAATGAAGGCAGCAGGGGTTGATGTGCGCCCTATTCACGATCACCGGGATGGCACAGCCTCATTCTATGGACGCGATCTCGATGGCAATTGGTTTGAGTACCTCTATGAACCGGCACCTGTCGCCAGTAACAGTGTTCAGCGCTAAATGAAACAGCAGAACCCGTTGCGCTAAATCTCTATGCAGAAACGCACTGAAGAGTCTCCCGTTTTTGCACAGGCATAGTATTCAGGTAATCAATCTTTAGTTTGAGTGATAACTGATTGCGCCGAATGCTATGCCGCGACATGGATATTTGCGGAAGCGGGATATTCCCACACAGTGTCTTGTGTTGCCACATTCATGAGAGTTTGACCCTTTGCACCGGCATCTGTTCAGTAGAAGAAATTCCGGCTTTTACACCCATTGGAGCCTTACGAATATCAAATCTAGCGCTTAAAATGACTCAATAGATACCTTATCCCGCAGATCCGGCTTTCCAGCTTTGATTCAATCTGAGACTCTAGAACTTTTAGAATGGCCGCGCTTGTGCCAGCATTTGGCCACCTTTGCGGCCACAAAACTAGGTGCGATTGCCGCACAGCAAATCCCAATCCCGGATACTCTGGATGAGACGCAACAACTGCTCACGCAAACCCGCGAAGTTTATCAATTGGAAAGTCGCCTAACTTCAGGCTTGACTTTTGAAGGGATTTATGATATTGGAGAAGCGCTAGAGCGTTCAGAGCGGCAAGGCGTTCTCTTTGGAGAAGAACTGTTAGAGATTGCCACCACCTTAGCCGGCGTCAGACGTTTGCGGCGCATCATCGACAACCAACCAGACGTGCCGGTGTTGAACGCACTGGTTGCCGATTTGCGAACTTATCCAGAAATCGAGCAAGAAATTCATCGTTGCATCGACGAACGGGGTAAGGTAGCCGACCGAGCCAGCCCGAAACTCGGTGAAATTCGGGCAAAAATGCGGCAAGTCAGAGATCGGATTTATCAAGTATTACAAAGCATATTACAGCGGCAAGCCGGCGCAGTTCAAGAACAAATCATCGCCCAGCGGGGAGATCGCTTTGTCATCCCCGTTAAAGCCCCTCAAAAAGACGCGATTCGCGGCATCGTTCATGATGTTTCCATGAGCGGGGCAACCCTCTACATTGAACCTCATGCCATCGTTGATTTAAACAACCAGATGCGGCAGTTGGTGCGGCAAGAACAAGCCGAAGAAGAGGCCATACGCCGCGTTCTCAGCGAGCAAGTTGCAGCGGTTAAACCTGACTTAGAACGCTTGTTGGCAATTGCCACAACCTTAGACTTAGCCACCGCCCGCGCTCGTTATAGTTTGTGGTTAGAAGCGAATCCCCCGCGATTCATCAGCAGGACAGAAGAAGACGGCAAAGCAGAAATTATTACCCTGCGGCAGTTGCGCCATCCCCTGTTAGTCTGGCAGCAGCAACACGAACAAGGTGCGCCGGTGGTGCCTATCGACTTGCATATCCAGCCCAAGATTCGGGTGGTGGCGATCACCGGCCCGAATACCGGCGGCAAAACGGTTACGCTCAAAACATTAGGATTAGCCGCGCTGATGGCCAAAGCCGGCTTATTTATCCCTGCCCGTGAGCCGGTGGAACTGCCCTGGTTCGACCAAGTTTTAGCCGATATTGGAGATGAACAATCTTTAGAGCAAAGTTTGTCTACCTTCTCAGGCCATATTCGCCGCATTAGTCGCATTCTGGAAGCACTGAGCGAGGAAACATTGGTACTGCTAGATGAGGTGGGTGCCGGCACCGATCCCACAGAAGGCAGCGCCCTAGCGATTGCCCTGTTGCAATACCTGGCTGAAACTGCCGGTTTAACCATTGCTACCACCCACTTTGGCGAACTCAAGGCGCTGAAATATCAAGACGAGCGATTTGAAAACGCCTCGGTGGAGTTTGATGATGTTAGCCTCTCGCCCACCTATCGGCTGCTGTGGGGAATTCCCGGACGTTCCAATGCCTTGACAATTGCCCGCCGGTTGGGATTAAAGTCAGAAATTGCGGATCGAGCGTCTGATCGCGTAGGCATGGGATCGGCTGAAGAAATCAACCAAGTGATTGCCGGCTTGGAGGCGCAGCGCCGCAGCCAAGAAACCCGTGCTCAAGAGGCAGCAGAGTTGGTCAAACAAGCTGAGCGCCTGCATCGGGAACTCTCGCAAAAAGCAGCGCAATTGCAAGAACGAGAGCAGCAATTAAAGCTTTCCCAAGAAAAAGCCGTTCAAGATGAAATTAATACGGCAAAATCGGAAATTGCGCGAGTGATTCGCCGGTTGCAGCAAGGGCCGGCCACCGCTCAAGACGCCCAGCAAGCCACAGAAAACCTAAAGGAAATCGCCGAGGTACGCCTGCCGTCGCGTAAAGCACCGCCGGCCAAACCGAAACCCGGATTTCGGCCTCAAGTGGGTGATCGCGTCCGGATTCCTCGCTTGGGCCAAACGGCTGAAGTGCTGAGCGGGCCTGATGAAGATGGGGAATTGAGCGTCCGGTTTGGGTTGATGAAGATGACAGTGTCTCTGACAGACATTGAATCGCTCGATGGCCAAAAAGCCGATGTGCCGGTGAAACAAAAGCCGGCACCCGCACCCGCACCCGCACCCCTGCCGGCACCGACTGTCCGGACATCACAAAATACAGTTGATATAAGAGGTAGCCGAGTTGGCGATGCAGAAATAGAATTAGAACGTGCCATCGCCACCGCCGCAACCAAGAGCGGTGCCCTGTGGATTATCCACGGCAAGGGAACTGGCAAGCTGCGTCAAGGCGTCCATGAATTCTTGCAGCAGCACCCTCAAGTCAGCCGATATGAGTTAGCTACCGCACAAGAGGGAGGTGCCGGTGTCACCGTTGCTTACCTTACCTAGCCAAGGGGGATAAGTAAAATTGCTCACTTCCCTAAAGCGCTTTTCTGGGTTCTCGCTCAGCATTCTGCTCCTCTGCCCTATTTTTAAGCTATGCATCCATCAGTGAAGACGCCCGCATCCGTGCCCAAGTGGGAGGAATTTACAGTCACTGATGCGCCACAACCGGCGCAACTCGACAACATCAAAGCCCAGCTAGATTTAATCCTCTTGGCCCTAGAAGCCTTGGCCGGCATTGGTTCCGAAGCCATGCTTCGGGCAGCGGTGGATTTGAAAATCGAATCGATGGTAGCAGATCGGGTTGCCTTGTGGCGGCTGCGCCAGTCCTCTCCCCTGCGTAAAGGACAAGGAGGGCGCAAAAAGCTGGATGTGGAAGAAGCGCGGGCGCTGGTTTTAATTAGTTGCTATCTCGCTAAACAAAATCAAGAATTAATTCGCCGTGCTGTGGGACTCCTCGAACAGCTTGCGGAGCAAAATCGTGAACCGCACCAAGCTGCTTTGATTGGCGACTATCTTGATACGTTCTGCAATACCTATCAAGAGCGCATGGAAGACGGAGAAAGTGTATCGCCGGATACTCTAACCCACCTAGCCTTAAAACTTTTGATTGACCTATTGTTCTACAGCGGGCCGGGTGGTTCCCGACGTCTTTGGTTAGCCCTTCTCGACCGAAGTCGCTAAGGCTTCACAGTTCGCAGTTCACAGTCCACAGCAAGGCACAACCCACCACAAACCAGCTCGAATCTGGCAACTGACAGGGGCGAGTGGTTACGGGTTAAGGACAGCGGACAAAGGACAAGCACACAACTGACAACTGACACCTGACAAAGAACAAAATGGTTTTGCAACGATACACGCCCCCCACTTGCACGCTGGTCATTATGGCGAATGGTTCGCCCTTGTCCCGCTGGGCTGGCCGGCCTGTACTAAAAGATTTGCGGTTTGAGCTAAGTTTTGATGCGCCCCAACTGCCTGAAGAACAGCGGGTGACTGTTTGGGGAGATCGCACCCAACTTGAAGCCCTGTGTGATGCCGTAACCACTTACGTGCAGGACTTGCTCCACCAGTCCCCTGCCCAGATAGAGTCCGCAGGCTTGACAAAATGGAGTAAGTCTGATATCGATTCTGAATTGAGTAGATCCGAAGAGATTCCGGACCCGGTTCGAGGCAACCGGCCAGACCTAGAGAATCGCCGGAGCTTCGGAGAAACGAACTTCACCCTTCACCCCGCTGCTGCCCCCGCTGCTCGCCCTCAAGCGGATCTGAATCGGGTGGATAGTCGCAACCCGTCGAGGAAACCGGCATTAGTGCCACCGGCAAATGCTGTACAAATGACAAACAGACCGCCGGGTGCAGGCACCGGCATCTATTTACAACCCAAAGGCTTGCTATCTCATAACCTATTTTTGGGTTCTCTGGCCACAGAAGAATCAGGGCCGGTGGTTCATCTGGGCGTTTTGCAACTATTTGACCTGGCAAGCGCCCTTGATGAATACACGACGGAAATGGTGGCTTTACCCAGCCTCAAACGCACCGGATCATCAGGAATTTTATCTCTGCTAAAAGAGCCACCGGCTTGGATGAATACGGCAGCGGTGGTGTTGCTTACCGTGGGTTTAACGGCGGCTGTAGGCAAATTCCTTGAGCCACAAAGCCCTGCCCCTGTCCAAACAGCCACCTCGAAAGTCGAGAACCGAGGCAGCGCACCCCCAGCAGAAACGAGCAGGGCCAAGTCGCAACAGATCGCCATTGCGCCCCCTCCGCCACCGCCAGCAGCGTCGCCTCCCGCAAAGCAACAATTGCCGGCCCAAAAATTACCCTCACTACCGCCAGGAGCGATGGCGACTCCAAATTCCTTACCGGCAGGGTCTTCTGCTATACCGACGGTGCCGGTGCCCAAAACTGCGCCCAACGCGGCCAGCCAGTTGGAAATTCCCGCTGATCCCATTCCCTCAAATCCAGCGATCCCCGCCAAACCCTCCCAGTCGATTCCAGAAATTCCCCCAGGCGCAAGCAATTCCGCACCCCTACCCCTGCTATCTCCCAGGCCGGCAACTCCTGGGGCACCTACTTCTGGGGCACCGAATATCGATCTTCGCGCTAGGACGCCCGCCCCAACCCCGGAAACCGCCAATCAGCAGCCGGCACCTGCTCTATCTACGCCACCCGTCGCGCCGCCGGTTGCCCCCACTCCCGCCATTGCTCCCGCGCCTAGAGGTGCAGAACCCCCTCCTGCGCTTCCCTCCGTCACATTGCCAGATCAACCCCTTGCTGACGAGACACCCGCGCCCCAAGCCTCAGCAAGCGGGGCTAGCGAACCGGAAGCTTCTGCAACCGCGCAGCCGGCTGAGGTCGCCAGGGGGACTACAGCGGACACGTCTAAAATTATTCCCCAAGTCGAAGAGGCGAGAACCTATTTCCAACAGCGCTGGACTCCTCAAGAGGGATTGACACAGCCTTTGGAGTACACTTTATCTTTGAATGCCGATGGGTCAATTCAGCAGATTACGCCTCGCGGATTGACGGCAGGAAGATTTTTAGATCGCACCGGGATGCCGTTGCAGAATGAACCGTTTGTTTCGCCGGTGGGAGGAGAGCAAGCCCCCAGAATTCGGGTTGTTCTCAGACCAGATGGTCAGGTACTGACGTTTATGGAACCGTATAAGGAGGGATTTTAAGCAATTGGCAGTAGAAACTGCAAAAGCAGCGATTGTGAAGCAGATGCCGGCAGCCTTTATCTGCGACTGAGGCAGAATTGAGACAATTTAAAAGTTTACAAATGCGGATTTTCTGGCAATGGCTGAGGGTGAAATCCCCAACTGGTAAGGCAATAAAAACTTAGCCGGCACAGCCATTTCAGGCATCCTCAGCTATCAGCACCCGCTAACAAAAACCGGCAATCTTTAAGCCTACTGATAGAACTGCACGCGACGACGATCAGCGTTTAGCATAAGGGTTATTTCAGAGAAATCTTGCTGATCCTCTCGTAGCATACTTGCATTCAGTAAAATAAGCTGACTGATGCCAACTACTCCCTGCTTAAAGCAGGAGTCTTTTGTGGGCTTGTTTTTCTTTATGATAAAGTCGCCCACTCATCACTCAACCTGTCAACAGCAAGCATCTCAATACAGAAAACGTGCACATCCCGACTCAACTCACATCGGCTATGTGTCTTTGCCGGAGGTTTTATGAGTATGTCTCCTGAGCAGTTCCCTCAATCACCGGACTCTGCTGCATCTGACCCAAACCAGCCTGATGATTTGCAGGCTACTAACCCGCCCCCTTCCTTATCGCCAGCCGGTGCCTCCCCTGGCAGTGATTCCGAAATGACTGCCAGTGCTGAAAGTGAAAGTGCCGGTGAAGGAACGCTATCGCCAGCCGGTGCCTCCCCTGGCAGTGATTCCGAAATGACTGCCAGTGCTGAAAGTGAAAGTGCCGGTGAAGGAACGCTTCTGAGTTCTCAGACATCCCCGCCTAGCGAAGAAAATGAGGGAGACGATGAATCCTCCTCTAATTCAGCACTCGCAGGCATCCGACAGCAACCGA is from Microcoleus sp. FACHB-68 and encodes:
- a CDS encoding DUF3038 domain-containing protein, yielding MHPSVKTPASVPKWEEFTVTDAPQPAQLDNIKAQLDLILLALEALAGIGSEAMLRAAVDLKIESMVADRVALWRLRQSSPLRKGQGGRKKLDVEEARALVLISCYLAKQNQELIRRAVGLLEQLAEQNREPHQAALIGDYLDTFCNTYQERMEDGESVSPDTLTHLALKLLIDLLFYSGPGGSRRLWLALLDRSR
- a CDS encoding DUF4335 domain-containing protein, which gives rise to MVLQRYTPPTCTLVIMANGSPLSRWAGRPVLKDLRFELSFDAPQLPEEQRVTVWGDRTQLEALCDAVTTYVQDLLHQSPAQIESAGLTKWSKSDIDSELSRSEEIPDPVRGNRPDLENRRSFGETNFTLHPAAAPAARPQADLNRVDSRNPSRKPALVPPANAVQMTNRPPGAGTGIYLQPKGLLSHNLFLGSLATEESGPVVHLGVLQLFDLASALDEYTTEMVALPSLKRTGSSGILSLLKEPPAWMNTAAVVLLTVGLTAAVGKFLEPQSPAPVQTATSKVENRGSAPPAETSRAKSQQIAIAPPPPPPAASPPAKQQLPAQKLPSLPPGAMATPNSLPAGSSAIPTVPVPKTAPNAASQLEIPADPIPSNPAIPAKPSQSIPEIPPGASNSAPLPLLSPRPATPGAPTSGAPNIDLRARTPAPTPETANQQPAPALSTPPVAPPVAPTPAIAPAPRGAEPPPALPSVTLPDQPLADETPAPQASASGASEPEASATAQPAEVARGTTADTSKIIPQVEEARTYFQQRWTPQEGLTQPLEYTLSLNADGSIQQITPRGLTAGRFLDRTGMPLQNEPFVSPVGGEQAPRIRVVLRPDGQVLTFMEPYKEGF
- a CDS encoding VOC family protein, whose amino-acid sequence is MKLKRIGHVAICVQDINKAAEFYQNLGMDVVWKDADWAYLKAGEDGLALLGPSYKHAGQHFGFIFNERSEIEVAYEQMKAAGVDVRPIHDHRDGTASFYGRDLDGNWFEYLYEPAPVASNSVQR
- a CDS encoding endonuclease MutS2 gives rise to the protein MIQSETLELLEWPRLCQHLATFAATKLGAIAAQQIPIPDTLDETQQLLTQTREVYQLESRLTSGLTFEGIYDIGEALERSERQGVLFGEELLEIATTLAGVRRLRRIIDNQPDVPVLNALVADLRTYPEIEQEIHRCIDERGKVADRASPKLGEIRAKMRQVRDRIYQVLQSILQRQAGAVQEQIIAQRGDRFVIPVKAPQKDAIRGIVHDVSMSGATLYIEPHAIVDLNNQMRQLVRQEQAEEEAIRRVLSEQVAAVKPDLERLLAIATTLDLATARARYSLWLEANPPRFISRTEEDGKAEIITLRQLRHPLLVWQQQHEQGAPVVPIDLHIQPKIRVVAITGPNTGGKTVTLKTLGLAALMAKAGLFIPAREPVELPWFDQVLADIGDEQSLEQSLSTFSGHIRRISRILEALSEETLVLLDEVGAGTDPTEGSALAIALLQYLAETAGLTIATTHFGELKALKYQDERFENASVEFDDVSLSPTYRLLWGIPGRSNALTIARRLGLKSEIADRASDRVGMGSAEEINQVIAGLEAQRRSQETRAQEAAELVKQAERLHRELSQKAAQLQEREQQLKLSQEKAVQDEINTAKSEIARVIRRLQQGPATAQDAQQATENLKEIAEVRLPSRKAPPAKPKPGFRPQVGDRVRIPRLGQTAEVLSGPDEDGELSVRFGLMKMTVSLTDIESLDGQKADVPVKQKPAPAPAPAPLPAPTVRTSQNTVDIRGSRVGDAEIELERAIATAATKSGALWIIHGKGTGKLRQGVHEFLQQHPQVSRYELATAQEGGAGVTVAYLT